AAGCCATCTGGGAAACTGAGGACCTAACTTGCAGGACATCAACTTAACGGAGAGTAGGTCGAAGGGTGGAACCCAAGCGGGATCGAATTTCACTGTTAACATGTTCCGAGATAAGTATAGTTCCTTTAGATTGGAAAGTTTACGGAAGTGAACTTCTGAGACAAGGCCAGAGAAATAGTTATCAGAGAAATCTAAATCCTCGAGATATTGGAGCTCACCAATACTTTCAGGTATAGTGCCATTGAACCTGTTATTATTGGCAAGCAATACTCTAAGGTCTGACAACACTGAAAGATTGGTCAGTATGGGTCCTTCAAGTTGGTTGTGAAAGATGCTTAAATATTGTAGACGGGTCGGAAATGTATTTGAATCATCAGGAAAAGAACCTCTCAGGTTGTTCTTACTCAGATCCATAATATACAATGAGTTTCTAGCACAGCCGTTGAGGCTTTTAAAAACATCATCGAGTGTTGTGTTGAACTTGTTGATTTCCAACCTTAGAAATTTAAGACTGCAGAGATTCCCCAACGATTTTGGTATTCCACCTTCGAATTCATTGGCCGACAAAGCAATTTTCTTGAGATATCTcatgttttcaaaagaatttgGAAGAGTTCCTTTAATGTGACTATCAGATAGTGAAAGATTAACGAGACTGGTGCTGATATTGAGCATCCAAGGAACTGTTGTGGGGTGTACGGAACTCTTCACAATGAAAAGATCTGTGAGAGAATTAGAGGATGAATTGGAATGCGAAAGAGATGAGATATCTACTTGTGGTAATACACAATTAGACAATGCCAAAAGTGATAGGGAGGAGGCTGTTTTAAATGATTGAAACCAATTTGTGGCTCTGGTAAAATCAGTATTTCCAAGTGCAAAGTATTGAAGAGAGTTGAGATGAGAAAGCCATTCAATACTATTACCAATCAACTGACCATAGCCAGGGGCATTGTAAAGATTGAGGTACTTTAACCTCGTCAGATTCCCAAGTTGGGAAGGAATGATTCCAACAAAGAGATTATATGAAAGGTCGAGATATGTGAGTCTAGACAAAGAGCCAATGAACTCGGGAATGTTAGTAAAATTATTGTTATAAAGATTGAGGTACTTTAACCTCGTCAGATTCCCAAGTTGGGAAGGAATGATTCCAGCAAAGAGATTATCTGAAAGGTCGAGATATGTGAGTCTAGACAAAGAGCCAATGAACTCGGGAATGTTAGTGAAATTATTGCTACTAAGATCCAAGTAGCTCAAATGTTGTAACTCAGCCAATGAAGAACTGATTTGACCACTCAATATTTGTTCATTATATTGAGCAGGAAGATCAAGAGCAATAATATGATGAGTTGAGTTATCACACCTGATTCCTCTCCAAGTGCAACAATCTCCGCCGGTGCTTGCCCAGGATGATAGAACGTTGTATTCGTCGACAAGGCCTTGCTTAAAGCCTACAAGGGCTTCTCTCTCCTTCTCTATGCATTGTCCATCAACACTGCTGCTCGTACTCCATACATGACACGTGGCTACGACAAACAAAAGAACGAAAACTCTGATCATCGTCATCATGTTAAGCAATTAATTGGTTTAGTGCAAATTTAActgccatataaatatatatatatatacatataaaatttgGGGACCACACGATTGACGTCTCATTATCTTTGGACGACTAATTATTAGTCTTAT
The Humulus lupulus chromosome 6, drHumLupu1.1, whole genome shotgun sequence DNA segment above includes these coding regions:
- the LOC133784639 gene encoding receptor-like protein EIX2, translated to MTMIRVFVLLFVVATCHVWSTSSSVDGQCIEKEREALVGFKQGLVDEYNVLSSWASTGGDCCTWRGIRCDNSTHHIIALDLPAQYNEQILSGQISSSLAELQHLSYLDLSSNNFTNIPEFIGSLSRLTYLDLSDNLFAGIIPSQLGNLTRLKYLNLYNNNFTNIPEFIGSLSRLTYLDLSYNLFVGIIPSQLGNLTRLKYLNLYNAPGYGQLIGNSIEWLSHLNSLQYFALGNTDFTRATNWFQSFKTASSLSLLALSNCVLPQVDISSLSHSNSSSNSLTDLFIVKSSVHPTTVPWMLNISTSLVNLSLSDSHIKGTLPNSFENMRYLKKIALSANEFEGGIPKSLGNLCSLKFLRLEINKFNTTLDDVFKSLNGCARNSLYIMDLSKNNLRGSFPDDSNTFPTRLQYLSIFHNQLEGPILTNLSVLSDLRVLLANNNRFNGTIPESIGELQYLEDLDFSDNYFSGLVSEVHFRKLSNLKELYLSRNMLTVKFDPAWVPPFDLLSVKLMSCKLGPQFPRWLRNQTNISILDISRTEIDDVIPDWFSNHASKLMVLKLQDNQIHGSIPHYLSSVHELYLSDNHFVTIKDFVCQAVSDKTEHLDVSNNLLFGSIPDCWGNLKSLEFLILNDNNLSGGIPSSMGFLNKIQYLNLRHNNLSGALPSSMKNCANLQFLDLEENSLEGEIPTWMGEGLRNLIILGLKSNKFYGSIPSNLCHIRSIQILDLSMNDLSGDIPSCINNFTHMMDNSTQKMVFTHWVVIERRSGTMVYNFNEIAQTKIMWKGKYYQFQKILQLLKLIDLSSNKLSGQIPEELTSLVELVQLNLSRNHLYGPIPREIGKMSNLQALDFSNNNLSGTIPTSFEKLSKNPYDHSTANL